A window from Setaria italica strain Yugu1 chromosome VIII, Setaria_italica_v2.0, whole genome shotgun sequence encodes these proteins:
- the LOC101764424 gene encoding CBS domain-containing protein CBSCBSPB3 has protein sequence MSSAAAVGLNRRTRSRPPSVASSRRSDDPTAAAAAAAANGNGNVSAKSASPDHASGERTVKKLRLSKALTIPEGTTVSEACRRMAARRVDAVLLTDANGLLSGIVTDKDIATRVIAEGLRVEQTIISKIMTRDPLYVMSDTLAIEALQKMVQGKFRHLPVVENGEVIAMLDIAKCLYDAISRLEKAAEQGSALAAAVEGVERQLGGNISASQNLIETLRERMFKPSLSTIITENTKVATVSPSDPVYVATQKMRELRVNSVVITAGNSLQGIFTSKDVLMRVVAQKLSPELTLVEKVMTAHPDCATLDTTILDALHIMHDGKFLHIPVLDGDGRVAACLDVLQLTHAAISMVEGGPGTANDAANTIMQKFWDSALALEPPDEDFDSHSELSLVMPSEAGDGRSSIYPPAVGNSFAFKLQDQKGRMHRFTCGSESLDELISSVMQRLGIGSEKSTVQLLYEDDEGDKVLLTTDSDLAGAVFNAKSSGLKALRLHIDDSDPNKEVTQPLPELASSHGSQLMHVHYGLMACTIALTGVAVMVYLRHSKA, from the exons atgagctccgccgccgctgtgGGACTGAACCGCCGCACGCGAAGCCGGCCGCCGTCGGTCGCGTCCTCCCGCAGGTCCGATgatcccaccgccgccgccgccgccgccgccgccaacggcaACGGAAATGTCTCTGCCAAGTCCGCCTCCCCCGACCATGCCTC AGGGGAGAGGACGGTCAAGAAGCTTCGGCTGTCCAAAGCGCTGACGATTCCGGAGGGGACGACGGTCTCGGAGGCGTGCAGGCGGATGGCGGCGAGGCGGGTCGACGCCGTGCTGCTCACCGACGCCAACGGCCTGCTCTCCGGCATCGTAACGGACAAG GACATAGCCACGAGGGTGATTGCCGAGGGCCTGCGGGTTGAGCAAACTATCATCTCCAAGATCATGACAAGGGACCCTTTGTATGTCATGTCTGACACACTTGCTATTGAGGCGCTGCAGAAAATGGTCCAAG GGAAATTTAGACACCTTCCAGTTGTGGAAAATGGTGAGGTTATTGCGATGCTGGACATTGCAAAATGCCTCTATGATGCGATATCAAGACTGGAAAAGGCAGCAGAGCAAGGAAGTGCACTAGCGGCTGCTGTAGAAGGGGTTGAGCGTCAGTTAGGGGGCAATATCTCAG CTTCACAAAATCTCATAGAAACTCTGAGAGAGCGGATGTTTAAACCTTCTTTATCAACCATTATCACGGAGAATACAAA AGTAGCAACTGTTTCACCTTCAGATCCTGTTTATGTAGCAACCCAGAAAATGCGTGAGTTACGAGTTAATTCAGTGGTTATCACTGCCGGAAATTCCCTGCAAGGAATCTTTAC CTCAAAGGATGTGCTTATGCGGGTTGTGGCGCAAAAACTTTCTCCTGAGTTAACTCTAGTAGAAAAG GTAATGACTGCACACCCTGACTGTGCTACATTAGACACGACAATCCTTGATGCTCTACATATCATGCATGATGGCAAATTTTTGCATATTCCTGTTCTTGATGGAG ATGGGCGGGTCGCTGCTTGCTTAGATGTTCTACAACTTACCCATGCAGCCATTTCAATG GTTGAAGGAGGTCCGGGGACTGCAAATGATGCGGCAAACACAATAATGCAGAAATTCTGGGACTCCGCTCTTGCTCTAGAGCCTCCAGATGAGGATTTTGATAGTCACAG TGAATTATCTTTAGTGATGCCATCAGAAGCTGGGGATGGCAGGAGTAGTATTTATCCTCCTGCTGTTGGTAATTCATTTGCCTTTAAACTTCAAGATCAAAAGGGACGTATGCACAGATTTACTTGTG GGTCTGAGAGTTTAGATGAGTTGATATCTTCTGTAATGCAAAGGTTAGGCATCGGTAGTGAAAAGAGCACGGTTCAACTTTTG TATGAAGATGATGAAGGTGATAAGGTGCTGCTGACCACAGATTCTGATCTTGCCGGTGCTGTGTTCAATGCTAAATCATCTGGATTGAAG GCCTTGAGGTTGCATATTGACGACTCAGATCCCAACAAGGAAGTGACACAGCCATTGCCAGAGCTGGCATCGTCCCATGGAAGTCAATTGATGCACGTTCATTATGGTCTGATGGCTTGCACGATTGCTCTAACAGGAGTAGCTGTGATGGTTTACTTGAGACACTCGAAAGCATAA
- the LOC101762259 gene encoding filament-like plant protein 6, which translates to MDRRSWLWKRKSSDKSPGESDSSGSLSSHSEPYFDDQEVKPVSSISSPNHSHSPEVSSRMMTDDETQEAGTTKSLNEKLLLATILNDSSPQHGQSPQPEVCQSPQPEVSPVVQDSVKSLNEKLSPKVRDDDVQDSVKSLNEKVSAKVRDDDIPDSVKSLNEKLSAALLTINAKEDLVKQHTRVAEEAVAGWEQAEAEVASLKQLLETASQKNTSLEDQVSHLDDALKECVRQLRQAREEQDKKIRDSVAKKSKELESEKSELQNHIAELSKQLEATKVEATAMQVQRDLQEKLQIVEKENKDLKVELLTLSKDLKILARERDLSNQAAETASKLHLESVKKITRVEAECLKLRHLTRRTSLANDSRPIANSACMESQTDSQSDSGERMLVVDDEMKNSDSWASALIAELDQFKNGNSGAINLVNNPVEIDLMDDFLEMERLAALPESDRVSSSFGAETDSDQGVTTDKSSKVETESLMRQVADLHGKVDKIEVEKRDLEMALADAKDQLGTSCEALMVANNKLVELQMQLDLANESKHAALGQAERLNGERKDLALQLESKSAQVEELQLMVASLEEKLDRKELELQLELISAEAADLRKTVTSLEEQIDAERILSMQHKANADMAEASKESMEAQLRSANTEIGKLNGIMQTLESEVQKEKASREELLEQIETMKIESKRSLASASTKESLEAQLQVVNSEVAKLHGTVNALECDAAKEKAYSSDLQMQLEAVEGIRKVLESELESSHQETMKLREKVSLLEVRLKDQTSLLVEFTAKSEDAVSRRKAMEGQLEAANLELTKLRNRISLLQGKVEQEKLLSEEYEAKCRKLEAQLSRDSREAKLWRLSNSNGDLKVKQEKELSGAAGKLAECQKTIANLGRQLKSLTDIDGVVTDHEDLEPKDTHLDFRDGDDGLLSADMADGLHELGLPKRNGSCFSPIRPNPSSSPPSGSPVFSGNLTSLSSYLSKTKNHHSSCTQLCFARPSHPSMGLFSSPAKVYKPAADVDLGPDSDEHYISPNVKAPRVAGLLVKLLAWVLEMPVVGWIVLSVLKRDNLVYKLVSDAEIPEPPLFTATHTWQDIPEQNVRLTKPGLPPPERVQEAVVCLTAPLPEPAAALADPSPGFRRWTVRDFHEAYSSGQTTPVMVARRFLAAVKECSGPEVNMALFISCDAADVMRQAEDSTRRYQQGAPLSAMDGVLVAVKDELDCAPYPTTGGTRWLAAARRPCGAGDAACVAQLRACGAVMAGKANMHELGAGTSGINPHHGATRNPYCLARVSGGSSGGSAAAVCAGLCPVALGADGGGSVRMPAALCGVVGFKPTAGRLSNSGLLPLNWTVGMPGILAATVEDALIAYAAIVDQSKPSHLQPELNLPMLTCTRSMPNIRLAKYAKWFDDCSEDIRSLCGKALQMLRTQYGWECVDVTVPEIEEMRLAHYVTMGSECTASLAKYLDNMSKSEIGWDVRIGLSAYRSFSSRDYLNAQRLRNRQMFFHNKIFETADAIVTPMTGVTAYPLQEDALGTGELDYINGAALVRYSIAGNFLGLPAITVPVGYDTGGLPVGLQFIGRPWSEATLLHLAYATQEACAREHRKPKVHYDLLLSKEY; encoded by the exons ATGGATCGCAGGAGTTGGCTCTGGAAGCGCAAGTCCTCAGATAAGAGCCCTGGGGAGAGCGATAGCTCTGGTTCATTGTCGTCACATTCTGAGCCTTACTTCGATGATCAG GAAGTCAAACCTGTTTCCAGTATTTCTTCCCCAAATCATAGTCATTCACCTGAAGTTTCTTCAAGGATGATGACCGATGATGAGACTCAAGAAGCTGGAACAACAAAATCATTGAATGAGAAGCTATTGTTGGCAACTATCTTAAATGATTCTTCTCCACAGCATGGCCAGTCACCACAGCCAGAGGTGTGCCAGTCACCACAACCAGAGGTATCCCCAGTTGTCCAGGATTCTGTAAAGAGTTTGAATGAGAAATTGTCCCCAAAGGTCAGGGATGATGATGTCCAGGATTCTGTAAAGAGTTTGAATGAAAAAGTGTCCGCAAAGGTCAGGGATGATGATATCCCGGATTCTGTAAAGAGTTTGAATGAGAAACTGTCTGCTGCTCTTCTGACTATCAATGCTAAAGAGGACTTGGTAAAGCAGCACACAAGAGTTGCAGAAGAGGCTGTTGCAG GTTGGGAACAAGCTGAAGCTGAAGTTGCTTCCCTGAAGCAGCTACTTGAAACTGCATCTCAGAAGAATACCTCCCTGGAGGATCAGGTCAGCCACCTAGATGATGCCCTTAAAGAATGTGTAAGGCAGCTTCGCCAGGCACGAGAAGAACAAGACAAGAAAATACGTGATTCAGTTGCCAAGAAGTCAAAAGAATTGGAGTCAGAGAAGTCTGAGCTCCAGAACCATATTGCCGAACTGAGTAAGCAGCTGGAAGCCACCAAAGTAGAAGCTACTGCCATGCAGGTTCAGCGCGATCTGCAGGAAAAGCTTCAGATAGTggagaaagaaaacaaagaccTCAAGGTTGAGCTCCTCACACTGTCCAAGGACCTGAAGATACTTGCACGGGAAAGAGACCTGAGCAACCAGGCAGCAGAGACAGCAAGCAAACTTCACCTGGAAAGTGTGAAAAAGATTACAAGAGTTGAGGCAGAATGCCTTAAGTTGCGTCATCTAACACGGCGAACATCCTTGGCCAATGATTCAAGGCCTATAGCCAACAGTGCTTGCATGGAATCTCAGACTGACAGTCAATCTGACAGTGGGGAGCGCATGCTAGTTGTTGATGATGAAATGAAAAATTCCGATTCGTGGGCATCAGCTCTGATAGCTGAACTTGATCAATTCAAGAATGGCAACTCTGGCGCAATAAATCTCGTGAACAATCCTGTTGAGATTGACCTGATGGATGATTTCCTCGAGATGGAAAGGCTGGCTGCATTACCTGAATCAGACCGTGTAAGCTCTAGCTTCGGAGCTGAAACTGATTCTGACCAAGGTGTGACTACAGATAAGTCATCAAAAGTCGAAACTGAGTCATTGATGCGTCAGGTGGCAGATTTGCACGGAAAGGTTGACAAAATTGAAGTTGAGAAAAGGGACCTTGAAATGGCCCTTGCAGATGCCAAAGATCAGCTTGGCACATCATGTGAAGCTCTAATGGTGGCCAACAACAAGTTGGTCGAGTTGCAGATGCAGTTGGACTTGGCAAACGAGTCCAAACATGCTGCTTTAGGACAAGCTGAACGACTGAATGGTGAGAGGAAAGATTTGGCATTGCAATTGGAGTCTAAGTCTGCACAAGTTGAGGAGCTTCAGCTGATGGTGGCGTCACTGGAAGAAAAGTTAGACAGGAAGGAGTTGGAATTGCAGTTAGAGTTGATTTCTGCGGAGGCTGCAGATCTTCGCAAGACAGTGACTTCCTTGGAAGAGCAGATTGATGCGGAGAGAATTCTTTCGATGCAGCACAAAGCAAATGCAGACATGGCAGAGGCCTCTAAAGAATCAATGGAGGCACAGCTGCGGTCTGCAAACACAGAAATTGGGAAACTGAATGGGATCATGCAAACTTTGGAGAGTGAGGTGCAGAAAGAGAAGGCGTCTCGTGAAGAACTTTTGGAACAGATAGAGACCATGAAGATTGAATCAAAGAGATCACTTGCTTCAGCGTCTACCAAAGAGTCATTAGAGGCGCAATTGCAGGTAGTGAACTCAGAAGTTGCAAAACTGCATGGGACAGTGAATGCGCTGGAGTGTGATGCAGCAAAAGAGAAGGCATATTCCTCAGACCTCCAGATGCAACTAGAGGCAGTGGAAGGCATCAGGAAGGTGTTGGAGTCTGAACTTGAGTCTTCACACCAGGAGACCATGAAGCTCCGGGAGAAGGTTTCGTTGTTGGAAGTAAGGCTTAAGGACCAGACCTCGTTGCTTGTAGAATTTACTGCTAAATCAGAGGACGCAGTGTCCCGGAGAAAGGCAATGGAGGGTCAACTTGAAGCAGCAAATCTGGAACTCACAAAACTGAGAAACAGGATCAGCCTGCTACAAGGGAAGGTTGAGCAGGAGAAGCTTCTGTCAGAAGAGTACGAAGCAAAATGCCGCAAGCTGGAGGCTCAGCTGTCCAGGGACAGCCGAGAGGCGAAGCTTTGGCGTCTCTCTAACTCAAACGGCGACCTGAAGGTCAAGCAG GAGAAAGAGCTAAGCGGTGCTGCTGGGAAGCTTGCGGAGTGCCAGAAGACCATTGCTAACCTTGGTCGCCAGCTGAAATCACTAACTGACATCGATGGTGTTGTGACGGATCATGAAGATCTGGAACCCAAGGACACACACCTTGACTTCAGAGATGGCGACGATGGCCTGCTTTCTGCAGACATGGCTGACGGTCTGCACGAACTGGGTCTTCCTAAGAGAAATGGGAGCTGCTTCTCACCGATTCGGCCGAATCCATCCTCGTCCCCACCCTCGGGATCGCCGGTGTTCTCAGGGAATCTGACGTCTCTTAGTAGCTACCTGAGCAAAACAAAAAA TCACCATTCTTCCTGCACCCAGCTCTGCTTCGCTCGTCCATCCCATCCATCCATGGGCCTCTTCAGCTCGCCGGCCAAGGTCTACAAGCCGGCGGCCGACGTCGACCTCGGCCCGGACAGCGACGAGCACTACATCAGCCCCAACGTCAAAG CTCCTCGCGTCGCAGGGCTCCTGGTGAAGCTGCTGGCCTGGGTGCTGGAGATGCCCGTCGTCGGCTGGATCGTGCTCTCCGTCCTCAAACGCGACAACCTCGTCTACAAG CTCGTCTCCGACGCCGAGATCCCGGAGCCGCCGCTGTTCACGGCCACCCACACCTGGCAAG ACATCCCGGAGCAGAACGTCAGGCTGACGAAGcccggcctgccgccgccggagcgcgTCCAGGAGGCCGTCGTCTGCCTCACTGCTCCCctgccggagccggcggcggcgctcgctgATCCGTCGCCGGGGTTCAGGCGCTGGACGGTACGGGACTTCCACGAGGCCTACAGCTCGGGGCAGACGACCCCTGTCATG gTGGCGCGGAGGTtcttggcggcggtgaaggagtgcTCCGGCCCGGAGGTGAACATGGCCTTGTTCATCAGCTGCGACGCCGCCGACGTGATGCGGCAGGCCGAGGACTCCACACGCAGATACCAGCAAG GGGCGCCGCTGTCGGCCATGGACGGGGTGCTGGTGGCGGTGAAGGACGAGCTGGACTGCGCGCCGTACCCGACCACGGGCGGGacgcggtggctggcggcggcgcggcggccgtgcggcgcgggcGACGCTGCGTGCGTGGCGCAGCTGCGGGCATGCGGCGCCGTCATGGCGGGGAAGGCCAACATGCACGAGCTCGGCGCCGGGACCAGCGGCATCAACCCGCACCACGGCGCCACCAGGAACCCCTACTGCCTCGCCAGGGTCTCCGGCGGTTCATCGggcggatccgccgccgcagtcTGCGCAGGGCTATGCCCCGTCGCCCTCGGCGCCGACGGAGGCG GGTCCGTGCGCATGCCAGCGGCGCTCTGCGGCGTCGTCGGATTCAAGCCCACCGCCGGCAGGCTCTCCAACTCCGG GCTGCTTCCTCTGAACTGGACGGTCGGCATGCCGGGGATCCTGGCAGCAACCGTCGAGGATGCGCTCATCGC TTATGCGGCCATTGTTGATCAGTCTAAACCAAGTCATTTACAG CCTGAACTGAACCTGCCAATGCTGACGTGTACGAGATCCATGCCTAACATCAGGCTAGCCAAATACGCAAAG TGGTTTGACGATTGCTCCGAGGACATCAGGAGCCTCTGCGGCAAGGCCCTCCAGATGCTGCGAACGCAGTACGGTTGGGAG TGTGTGGACGTGACTGTCCCTGAGATCGAAGAGATGCGTCTGGCGCACTACGTGACGATGGGCTCCGAGTGCACGGCCTCCCTCGCTAAATACCTCGACAACAT GAGCAAGTCTGAGATCGGGTGGGACGTGCGGATCGGCCTGAGCGCCTACCGATCCTTCAGCAGCAGGGACTACCTCAACGCGCAGCGCCTCCG GAACCGTCAGATGTTCTTCCACAACAAGATCTTCGAGACCGCCGACGCGATCGTGACGCCGATGACAGG GGTGACGGCGTACCCGCTGCAGGAGGACGCGCTGGGCACCGGGGAGCTCGACTACATCAACGGAG CTGCGCTGGTGCGGTACTCGATCGCGGGCAACTTCCTGGGGCTGCCGGCGATCACCGTGCCGGTGGGGTACGACACGGGAGGGCTCCCCGTCGGGCTGCAGTTCATCGGCAGGCCATGGTCGGAGGCGACGCTGCTGCACCTCGCCTACGCCACGCAGGAGGCCTGCGCCAGGGAGCACCGCAAGCCCAAGGTGCACTACGACCTCCTCCTCAGCAAAGAGTACTAG